The following DNA comes from Acidobacteriota bacterium.
GCTGGAGAGATGCGGGGGGCGCCGCATGGTCGCGGCGACGACGAACCAGACGAGCGCCACTGCGGCGGTCACCACGAACACGCGCCCGGCCCCGAACTTCCCGTGCACCGCTCCCGCCATGGCGCCCCCGCAGAACGCCCCGAGGAACTGGCTCGAGGAGTAGACACCCATGGCCGTTCCCTTGCTGGCGGGGGGCGAGAGCTTGGCCACGAGGGAGGGGAGGGAAGCCTCGAGGAAGTTGAAGGCGGTGAAGAAGGCGAGCAGCCAGAAGGCGATGCCGGCGCTGGAGTGGTGCCAGCGCGAAAGCCCCAGCTCGGCGGCGGCCATGACGAGCACGGCGCCGGCGAGGATCGGCTTCATCAACCGGCGCTTCTCCGCCACGACGATGAACGGCACCATCAGCAGGAACGCGAGGCCCATCACCGGCAGGTAGAGGGCCCAGTGCCATTCTTTCGGCAGCCCGGCTTCGTCGCGGAGAAGTCCGGGCACCACCACGAAGGTGGCGGTGAGGATCAGGTGCAGCGAGAAGATGCCGGCGTCGACCCGCAGCAGGTCGAGGTTGCGGAGGACCTCCCCGAGCTGTCCCGGTGTCGCCTCGGCATCGGCGTGATGCACGGTCCGAACGGGGGTCGGCACGACCGTGTGGAGGATGACGATCGCCGCCAGTGCGAGGGCGGCGGTGAGCCAGAAGATCCCCGGGACGCCGATCCAGTGGTCGAGCGCGGGCCCGGCGACCATCGCCACCGCGAACGAGATCCCGATGCTCAGCCCGATCGCCGCCATCGCTTTCAGGCGCTGTTCCTCGCGGGTGAGGTCGGCCACGAGCGCCATCAGCGCGGCGGCGATGGCTCCCGCCCCCTGGAGGGCGCGGCCTGCGATCACGCCGTCGATCGAGGTGGAGACGGCGGCGAGCGCGGAGCCGAGGGCGAAGAGCAGCAGCCCGGCGGTGATCACCCGCTTCCGGCCCAGCCGGTCGGAGAGCCAGCCGTAGGGGATCTGGAGGAGCGCCTGGGTCAGTCCGTAGGCCCCGATCGCCAGCCCCACCTTGAACGGTGTCACGCCGCGCAGCTTCTCCGCATAGAGCGCGAAGACGGGCAGGATCATGAACAGCCCGAGCATGCGGGCGGCGTAGATCCCGGCGAGGGCCCCGGTGGCCCTCCGCTCGCTCGCGATCATGCCTCGGCTCATGGGACGCCTCCCCGCGCCGCCGTGGGGCGAACAGACGTTGAAAGGACGTGACCATAGCACCGGTGCGGATCCGCGGCACGGTGGCGGAGGGTGCGCAGCGGTTCGATTCGGGGTACAAGGGGGCCGCCGGGGCGGCCGTCCCGGTCGAGACAGGCGGCAGGGCGCGCTCCGGCGGGCCTTCACCGCGCGGAGAGACCAGAAGATGATCAAGGAAGGCTCGAAAGTCACGCTCCACTACACGCTGAGGGTCGGCGACCAGGTGATCGAATCGTCGAAGGGCCGCCGGCCGTTGACCTACGTCCAGGGTAAGGGCGAGTTGATTCCCGGACTCGAACAGGAACTCGCCGGGATGGAGGCGGGCGAAACGAGGACGATCCACGTGCCCGCCGACCGCGGGTACGGCCCGGTTCATCCCGAAGCGGTCCAGAAGTTCCCGCGCGCGGCGTTCCAGGATCCGGACGCGATCGAGCTCGGCGACGTCGTTTCCGGGGAGCTGTCGGGGCACCCGTTCCAGGCGACGGTGACCGCCATCAGCGAGGACGAGATCACCCTCGACCTGAACCACCCGCTCGCGGGAAAGGATCTCGATTTCGACGTCGAAATCGTCTCCGTGGAGTGAGCTGCGGCACCTCCCTCAGCCGGCCGGCAGCGGTCGCGTCCGGCTGACGGGAGGAATGTCCACCGTCAGCGGAAACGGGGCATCGGCGTCGATCCCCATCTCCCCGATGGCGCGCGCCACCAGACCGGGGTCGATGGCGCCCTCCTCGGCGAGGGCGGCGAGCACCGCCACGACCACGTGGGCGGCATCGACCTCGAAAAACCGCCGCAGCGCTTCCCGGGTGTCGGACCGACCGAACCCGTCCGTGCCGAGCACCGTGAAGCGCCCCGGCACCCAGCGCGCGATCTGGTCGGGGACCGCCCGCACGTAGTCCGACACCGCCACGGTCGGGCCTTCTCCGTTCGCGAGCACGCTGGTGACGAACGGGCGCCGCCGCTCCGCCGTCGGGTGGAGTCGATTCCACCGTTCCACCTCGAGCGCCTCGCGCCGGAGGAGCGTGTAGCTGGTCGCGCTGAAGACGTCGGCTGCGACGTCGTAGCGCTCGGCGAGGATCCGCTGCGCCTCCAGCGCCTGGAGCAGGAGAGGCCCGGAACCGAGCAACCGTGCCCGGTGCCGCCGCGGCTCCGGGAACGGGCGATAGAGGTAGAGGCCGCGCAGGATCCCTTCCCGGCATCCCTCCGGCATCGGGGGCTGCACGTACGCCTCGTTGTAGAGGGTGACGTAGTAGAAGACGTCCTCGCCGCGGTCCACCATCCGCTCGAGACCGTCCTCGATGATGACGGCCAGCTCGTAGGCGAACGCCGGGTCGTACGGCAGGCAGGCGGGCACGGCGGAGGCCAGGAGGTGGCTGTGACCGTCCTGGTGCTGCAGCCCCTCGCCGTTGAGAGTGGTCCGCCCGGCAGTCGCTCCCAGGAGGAAGCCGCGGCCGCGCTGGTCGGCGAACGCCCAGATCAGGTCTCCGACGCGCTGGAATCCGAACATCGAGTAGAAGATGAAGAAGGGGACCATCGGCTGGCGGTGCGTGGCGTACGAGGTTCCCGCCGCGGTGCAAGCAGCCATCGCTCCGGCTTCGGTGATGCCCTCCTCGAGGATCTGGCCGTCCTCCGCCTCGCGGTAGCTGATCAGATACTCGGCGTCCACCGGCGTGTAGCGCTGTCCCTTCGGGTTGTAGATCTTGAACTCGGAAAAGAGGGGATCCATGCCGAAGGTCCGGGCCTCGTCGGGGACGATCGGGACGACGCGCTTGCCGAACCTCTCGTCCTTCATCAGGGATCGGAGCAGCCGCGCGAACGCCATCGTCGTCGAGGCCTGCAGCTTTTCACCGCTGCCCCCGAGGAACTCGGCGAACCGCGTCCGGTCCGGGAGATCGACCGGCACCGGGACCACCTTCCGGCGCGGCACCGGCCCGTTGAGCCGGTGCCGCCGCTCGAGCAGGTAGCGGATTTCCTCGCTCGAGTCGTCCGGCTTGTAGTACGGGGCTTCCTTGAGCTGAGCGTCAGAGATCGGCAACTGGAGCCGGTCCCTGAAGACACGCAGCTCCTCTTCGTTCATCTTCTTGATCTGGTGGGTCGCGTTGCGCCCCTCGAACGCCTCTCCGAGCGTCCATCCCTTGATCGTCTTCGCCAGGATCGCGGTCGGCACGCCTTTGGTCTCGGTTGCGACCTTGTAGGCGGCGTAGATCTTGCGGTAGTCGTGACCGCCCCGGCGCAACCGGCGCAGCTCCTCGTCGCTGTAGTCGGCCACGAGTCGTTTGAGCCGTTCGTCGGGGCCGAAGAAGTGCTCCCGGATGTACGCTCCCGATTCGACGGCCAGCCGCTGGTAATCGCCGTCGAGGGTCTCGTTCATCTTCTGAACGAGAAGGCCGTCCACGTCCCGCTTCAAGAGGGCGTCCCACTCCCGGCCCCAGATGACCTTGATGACGTTCCAGCCGGCGCCGCGGAAGACCGCCTCCAGCTCCTGGATGATCTTCCCGTTGCCGCGCACCGGACCGTCGAGCCGCTGGAGGTTGCAGTTGACCACGAACGTCAGGTTGTCCAGGCCCTCCCGCGCGGCCAGCGTCAATGCACCGAGAGCTTCCGGCTCGTCGCACTCGCCGTCGCCGAGGAAGCACCAGACGCGCGAGTGGGAGGTGTCGGCGATGCCCCGGTTGTGGAGGTAGCGGTTGAACCGTGCCTGCTGGATCGCGTTGATCGGGCCCAAGCCCATCGAGACGGTGGGGAACTCCCAGAAGTCCGGCATGAGGCGCGGGTGGGGATAGCTGGACAGGCCCTGGCCGCCGGTCTCGCGCCGGAAATGGTCGAGATGCCGTTCGGTCAGGCGACCTTCGAGGAAGGCCCGCGCGTAGATCCCTGGAGCCGCGTGTCCCTGGATGAAGATCTGGTCCCCGGGGTCGCCGCCGCGCTTGCCCCGGAAGAAGTGGTTGAAGCCGACCTCGTACAGGCTTGCGGCCGAGGCGTAGGTGGAGAGGTGTCCCCCGAGCCCTTCGTAGCGCCTGTTGGCCCGGGTCACCATCACCGCCGCGTTCCAGCGGATGAGCCGGCGGATGCGGCGCTCCAGCTCCTCGTCGCCGGGGAAGGGGGGCTCCTGCTCCGGGCTGATGGTGTTGATGTAGCGGGTCTGCGTCGTCGGCGGGAGGCCGAGGTGCAGCATGCGTGCCCGCTTCAGCACCTTGTACAGGAGGAACTCCGCCCGCTGTTTGCCCGCCCGCTGGACGACTTCGTCGAGCGAGGCGATCCACTCCTGGGTTTCCTGCGGATCGCGGTCGGGAAGCTGCTGCTTGAATTCTTCGAAGATCATCGTCCAGGGTCCTCTCGGCGTACCGAGCCGCATCGGCTCCGCGGGTCCGGGCGATTGTGAAGGCCGGCGCGCGGGGCATCAAGGCGGGCCGTCCGGTTTGCCCCGGGGCCGCGCCCCCCTTAGGCTCGGGGCCCTCCCGGAGGGGCCGATGCAAAGGGGATTTCCGCTCGCCGGAAAGAGAGCTCTCGCCTGCGGGGCCAGCCGGGGCATCGGCCGGGCGTGCGCCCTCGAGTTCGCGCGCCTCGGTGCCGGCGTGCTCGCCGTGGCCCGCGACCGGGAGCTCCTCGGGAGCCTGGTGGCGGAGATGGAGGCGGTGTCGGCGGCCGCCGGCATCCGCGCGCGGCACGGCGCGCTCCCCGTCGACATGCGCGACCTGGAAGCGCTCGAGGCGGCGGTTCGCGAGCAGCTCGAATCCGGTCCGATTCACGTCCTCCTCCACAACACGGGAGGACCGGCCCCGGGGGCGCTGGCCGAAGCCGGGGAGGAGGAGCTTCTCGACGGCCTGCGGCTGCACCTGCTCTCGGCCCACCGGCTCGCGCGGCTCCTCGTTCCGGGGATGCGGGCCGCGCGCTTCGGCCGCATCGTCAACATCGTCTCGACGTCGGTGCGCGAGCCGATTCCCGGGCTCGGGGTGTCGAACACGGTGAGGGGCGCCATGGCGAGCTGGGCGAAGACGCTCTCGGCCGAACTCGCGCCCCACGGGATCACCGTCAACAACGTGCTGCCGGGCGCGACGCGGACGGAGCGGCTGCGCCGGATCATCGAGGTCCGGGCGCGGCGGCGCGGCGTGTCCCCCGCCACGGTCGAGGAGGAGATGAAGGCGGAGATTCCGGCCGGGAGGTTCGCCGAACCCGCCGAGATCGCGGCGGCCGCCGGTTTCCTGGCGTCCCCGGCCGCCGGCTACATCACCGGCGTGAGCCTCGCGGTGGACGGGGGACGGACGCGGTCGATCTGAGGTCCGCGGTTCAGCAGCGATACAGAACGGCTCCCCAGTTGAGGCCGCTCCCGAGACCCACGAAGCAGACCAGATCTCCCGGCTTCGCCAACCCCGCCTGCCGGGCTTCATGAAAGGCCATCGGGATCGTCGCCGCCGTGGTGTTGCCGTAGCGCTGGATGTTGTTGAAGACCTTCTCGTCCGGAAGCCCCAGTCGCCGCTGGACCGCTTCGTTGATCCGGAGGTTCGCCTGGTGCATGACGACCAGGTCGAGATCGGCGGTGGTCATGCCGTTCCGGGCCAGGATCTCCTCGACGATCTGCGGCATCAGCGTAACGGCGATCTTGTACACCTCCCGGCCCTCGACGATGGGGACGATCGCGCCGGTGCGCTCCATGTCGGCGGAGAAATAGGGGCGGAAGGCGCTGCCGCCGGCGGGGGTGTGGAGCTTCTCCGCCAGCTCCCCTCGCGTGTACACGAGCACGTCGATCAGCCCGCGGTCGTCCTTCTCCCCGCGCGGCTCGCCCGCGAGAACGAACGCCCCCGCGCCGTCCCCGAAGAGCACCGTCCGGTCGCGGAAGCGGGTGTTCCACTCGTACTCCTCCGCGGGCACCTCGCGGTCGGCGCCGTCGATCAGCACGTCCCAGCACTTCCACGGCATGAAACCCCCGTGAACCTCGGCCCCCACGAGGAGGACGTTGCGCCGCTGTCCCGAGCGGATCAGCGCGTCGGCGAGCTGCAGTCCGTAGATGAACCCGGCGCACTGCTGCCGGATGTCCAGGCACGGGACGTCCCGCAGACCGAGCTTGCGCTGGAAGTAGGGGGCGGAGCCGGGAAAGTAGTAGTCCGGCGTCATCGTGGCGAAGACCACGTAGTCCACGGCGTCGGGCTCCAGCCCGGCATCGTCAAGGGCGGCCCGGGCCGCGGGCACCGCCAGATCGCTCGTCGCCGTTCCGGGGGGAGCGAAGTGCCTGGTGACGATGCCGGTTCGCTGGACGATCCACTCGTGGGAGGTGTCCATCACGCGCGCCATCCGGTGGTTGTCGACGGGATGGGGCGGAACGTACATGCCGGTGCCGCGTATGACCGTGCGCATGGCGATCGTCCTCCGGGGCGCCACCGTACAACGGGGTGCACCCGGGCCGCTAGAATCGGAACGCCGGCGGTGAGCCGTTCCGCTGCACGCCCCGCGCCGGCCGGCGGCCCGGGCGGGCCGCTCCCCCTGGAGGTCGAGCACGATGGCGTCTTCCCGCCGGTTCCCGCGCCACATCGCCTTGCCCCAGGACCATGGATCCTGGGCTTTCCTGCTGACGCCGCTCGTGCTCGGCGCCGTCGCCGGGGGGCGCCTCCGGGTGCCCTCGATCTACCTCGCCGTCGCGGCGCTCGCCGGCTTCCTGCTGCGCCAGCCGCTCGCCGTCCTGGTGAAGGTGGCCAGCGGCCGGCGGCCTGGCCGCGAGCGGGGCCCGGCGCTGCGATTCGCGGCGGTCTACGCGGCGATCGCGGCGCTGCACGTGACCGGGCTGGTGCTGCGCGGCTACGGCTACGTCCTGTGGCTGGCGCTCCCCGCGGCCCCGGTCGCGGCCTGGCACTTCGCCCTGGTTGCCCGGAGGGCGGAGCGGCGGCAGCCGCTCGTCGAGGTGCTCGCGGCCGGGGCCCTGGCGCTGGCCGCGCCCGGGGCGATGTGGGTCGGCCGCGGCGCGCCCGATCCGGCCGGATGGGCGCTCTGGGGACTCCTTTGGGCCCAGGCCGCCGCCTCGATCCTGCTGGTCCACGTTTTCCTGAGGTGGCGCGACCGGGGCGGGGCCGTCCCGGCGGCGGGGGAGCGCTGGATCTCCGGCGGGCCGGCGCTCGCTCTTTCGGCGGTCGCCCTCGGCGCGGCGCTACTCCTGGGAGGGGCAGGGATCGTGCCGCGCGGGATCGCCGCCGCCCACGGGGTCGATCTCGCCTTCGTGGCCGCCGGCCTCGTGCGGCCGCCGCGCCCGCTGAAGCCCCGGCGGATCGGCTGGCGGCAGGCGGCGGCGACGGCGACCTTCGCGGCGGCCTTCGCGGCGGGGTGGCTGGCCGGGTGAGTCGGGCGGCCCGCCCTCCGCTCCGGTCCGAAGGGGCGAGCTCCCCGCTCGAGCCGGATGCCCGGCGGAGCGCTTCCGGATCTCGGCCGTGGCGGGACCGGCCGGCCCGAGGAGCGCCCGGGCGCTGATCGCCCGAGCCGAGCGCTCCCCGGACGGTCGCGCCCGGTCGGCAACGCCGGGGCGACTTCGGGAGCGGCGCCGCGACGAAAAATGATCCCGGTGAATTACTGACTCATTAGTTATTCCTGGCTAGAATGACGCCTGACTCACACGGCCGGGCCGGAATCCGGCCCGCCGGGTTGGAGAAGGAGGGTCCGGTGATGCGTCATCGATCGAGCTGCCTCGCCGCGGCCGCGTTCGTCCTGCTCGCGGCCGCTCCGGCTGCGCTCGCGAGGGGCGGCTGGACGAATCCCCCGTACGACTGCTCCCGCTGCCATGTCGGTCCGTCGGAGATGCTGGCCGAGCTGAAGTTCGAGCTGAAGCATCCGGCGGTCGCCTCCCAGGAGGACTTCGCCGCCGTCCGCTCCCTGCAGCGGGCGTTCGCCGACCGTTACGGCGACGCCGCGTTCGTGCATCCTCCCGCGGGGATCGCCTGTAGTGCCTGCCACGCGAAGGGTCCGCTCGCCTTCCACCGCTTCTCGATCGACGAGTCCGACGTGGCCGCGAGCTGCGCCAGGTGCCACGGTCTCGAAAAACTGCAGAAGGTGAAATACGAGGTGAAAGCGCGCACCGGGTTCGACCGGAGCGATCCCGACGCGATGGAGCGGGCCTCGGGCCGGATCGCCGCGCTGCCCGATTTCGACCGCACGGCCGACTATCCGCCGGCGGAGGAGATCAAGCTCGGTGCCGAGGTGCGCTCGCAGATCGGTCCCTGCACGCTGCCGCCGGAAGCGAGTCTGATGCCGGCGCAGGCGCTCGCGTACGAGCGCATCGCGAAGGCCCACCTCGTGCCGGGAGCCGATCACACGGAAGGGGCGGTCAAGTTCGAGGGCAAGTCGAAGAGCGACTCGTTCGATTGGAGCGCCTGCGATGCCTTCTTCGCCGACCTCGACCGGAAGGTTCTGGACGTGCTGCCGTGGGTTCGGGTGGACACCAGGATGGAGCCGCGCAAGCGGCGCAAGGAGTACAAGCTGCCCGACTGCCCGGCCGAGGACGTCCTGACGCTGGCGCAAACGGTGGAGCCGGAGGTGCTGACCGATCTTCCGGACGAGGAGTTCAAGAACGAGTACAAGGTCCGGAGTCAGGCCGATCCGCGTCTCGTCGACGAGGGGGCCCGCTTCTTCACCTGGAAAGGCTCGCAGTACCGGGACTCGCTTCTCAAGGCCAAGTTCGAGGTCAAGTGGAAGCCTCTCCGCCCGGTCGAGTTCGAGCACAAGGTGGAGCTGGCTGCCGCATCCCCCTGACGCCGAGCGCTGCCCCGGCCGGCTCGACCCCCGGCCGGCCGGGGCCGGCGCGGCGTCCCGCTTCTTGACCGCCTCCGACGCCGGCCCGAAGTTATCGCCGGGGCCGGGCTTTTCCGGAACGCCCCTCGCCTGCCGGGCGCCGGCGGGGCGGACGGTGGGATCCGGCCGAGCGGAGCGGACCGTGGCGACGACGACCGGCGCCGTCCCATCCTCGATCACCAAGCCCAGACACGAGGTCCTGGCTCCCTTCCACGCGCAGCTCGCCGCGCTCCTCCAGCAGCACGGCAACCGTACCGGGCCGCTCGAGATCCAGGTCCGCAAGCGCCAGATGACCCTCACGCCGTGGCAGAAGGGCGCGCTGGCCGCCGCCCTCGCGGGCGGCCGGCCGCCGGCGAGCGGCCTGGCGCGGATCGTGGCGGACGGAATCGCCCTCCAGGCGAAGGCGCTGAGCGACCTCGACCGGTTCGAGCGCTCGCCGCTGCCCACCGCCGAAGAGCGGGACCGGCAGCTCGCCGAGCTGCTCTACGACGCCGCCCTCGGGCTGGCACTCAATGCGGAGATCCGCCGGGCGGTGGAGGCCCTGCGGAAGGAAGGCCGGAGCGGCCTCGCCGGGAACCTCACCCGGATCGCCGGGTCGGTGGCGGCGCTCATCAAGCAGATCGAACCGCACCTGGGGGCGGAGGCGACCCAGGTCGCCCGCCGGCTGGCGGCGGAACTCGAGATCGACCACCCCGCCGGGATCGACGGCGACCTGGCGATCCCTGCCGCCGCGGGGCCCGCCTCCGTCCCGGGCGGAGCGGCCCCGCGCCGCGTGGCGGGTGCGGGCCGGGCCGCCCGATCGTTCGCGGTCCGCCAGATCGCGGTCGCGTTCGCGGCGGTGGCCGGGGTGGCGGCCGTCGCGGTGGGCGCCTTCGTGTTCCTCTCGGGCCCGCCCGACGTCCCTCTCGATCGTGCGGCCCGAATGCCGGGGGTGCTCTCGCTCGCGGGCGACCCGCCGGCGGCCGTAGTGACCCTCGATCCCTCCCGTTGGGATCAGCTGAGCGACGCCAAGCGGACCGGTCTCGTCTTCGGCATCGCGAGCGTTCTCAAGCGGAACGGGTACCGCGAGATCGAATTCCGCCTTCCGGACGGCGGGACCGTCGCGCGGTGGGAAAGCGGCCGGCCCGTGGAGCTGGCCAGCGCCCGCGATTGACGCCGCGGAGGAAGCGCCGCCTCCGGCGCCGGTCCGATCCCGATTCCCTCCCGCCTCCGCCTTTCCGTGGCCACCACCGGCGGCCGCGCAGCGCGATCGGCCCCGGCTGCCGTCATCACCGCCCCGGCCGGAGCACCAGCATCCGGATCCGCGCGCGCGCCATCTCGCGGGCGATCTCCTCCTGCCCGGCGAGGAGGCGCTCCCGGGTGTAGTCGAGCCGGACAGGCTGGGACCAGCTCTCCGTCGCTTCCCGCCAGACGCGGTAGGCGAAGACGCCGTCCCCGTCGACCCAGTCGACCCACAGGCGGCCGCGGCTCGCATGGATGCGCACGCCGCGGTCCAGGTCCGGGAGAGCGGGATCGAGCCCGGTCGGCCCGAGCCGCTGCCGCGTCCACACGAACGGCGATTCCCGGCGCGCGACGAAGATTCCCTCGGCCGCTCCCGGTGCCGTGGCGGGATCCTTCTGGTACGCCACCCACACCCACCCCATGCCGTCGACGGCGACATCGGCCAACCTTCCGGTGTCGGGAGCTTCCGTCACCGGTTCCGGCTCGGTGCCCACCGTGCCCGACAGCGCCGGGGGCTGCCGGTACCACACGCGCTGTTCGCCCCACTCGTCGCGATGCCAGACGACGTGGCGCGTCCCGTCGGGGCCGAGGGCGATGCGCGGCCGCAGATCGTCCAGGGTGTCGTCGGTGACCCGCTCCGGCGGCGTCCAGGCGGTGCCGTCCCACCACGACAGGACGATCTCCCGGTCGGCACCGTCGGAGCGGCTCCAGACGGCGTGCGGAGCGGCGTTCTGCGGGGCGAGCGCCACGCCGGGCGGGCCGTCGCCCACCGCATCGCCGTCGGGGTTCAGCAGCAGCCGGGGATCGGCGTGGAGCCGGACGCGGCCCCAGGTGGGCCATGGAGTCGGGTTGTCGCCGCCTCCCGACAGGAGGACGAACGCCTGGCCGTCCGCTCCCGGGCGGTCGACCGCCACCTCGGCGAGCGCCCGCCCGGCCGGAAGGAGCCCCGCCGCGACGGCGAGGAGCAGGAACGTTCTTGTGGCGGCCGGTCTGACTTTCATGTCTTGCATCCGTTGGCGAGCACCGCCTCGGCGGCGAACCGGCGGGCCTCGGGAAGGTCGGGGTCGATTCGCCGCAGCAGGCGCGTCAGGACCCGCCGCGAACGCTGCTCCTCGCGGCGGTCGCCGGCGCTCCGCGCCGCCTCCCAGCGTCCGAACCACGCGAGGAACAACTCGTGCACGAGCTTCAGCCGGCGCGCGATGGCGGCGGCGCGCTCGAACTGGAAGCGGGCATCTTCGTAGCGGCCCCGGGCGGCATCGATCCGCCCGAGAACCCGCAGCGCGTACAGCTCGACCTCGGCATACCGGCCTCGGCGCGCGCGCTCGTGCCCCCGGTGGACCAACGCGACGCCCCGGGCCTCGTTGCCGAGCAGGAACAGGTTGTGTCCGGCGGTCACCTCGACCTTCGCCTGCTGGAGGCGGGCCCCCAGGCGGCGGTAGAGGGCGATCGCTTGCTCGAACAGCGGCCGCGCCCGCGCCCACTGATCGCGGCGATAGTGAAGGTTCGCCAGGACGGCCAGGGCGAAGGCCCGCGCCGCCGGTGCCGCGCCGGGAAGGAGCTCCTCCGCGTGCCGGGCGAACAGGTCGGCTTTGTAATGGTCGTTCTGCATGTAGCCGATGCTGATGTGGAGGGCGACCGCGCGGAGGCGGTCGTCGGCCGAATCGCCCGCGAGGTTCAGGGCCCGTCCGGCCGCATCCAGAGCGAGCTGGTAGCAGCGCAGCCGGTGCAGGCAGTCCGCCACGTGCAACAACGCCCGCGAGCGCCGGATCTCGCGCTCTCGCACCGGGCCTCCGTCGAGAAGCGCCCGGTCGTGAGCCGCCTCGAAGGCCGCGAGCGCCTCGTGGAAACGGCCCCGCGCCCCGAGGCGGTTCCCGCGGCGCATGAGCTCGTCGTAGCCGGCCCCTGAGAGATCGATGCAGCGCGCGCGCCAGGCCGAACGGGCCGTCTCCTCGATGGCGGAGAGCGGAAGGGCGAGCGCAGCGCACATGGCGGCGACCGTCTCGAGCGGCTGCGGAGACCGCCCCGTCTCGATCCGGTGGATCGTGCTGCGCGAGACCTTGACGCCGCGGGCATCGAGCCGCCGCGCGAGGTCGTCGAGCGTCAGCCCGAGCGCGGTTCGGGTGCGCCGCAGCCGCTCCCCGACAGCGCGCCGGACCTCGGAATCCCCACTCTCCAAGCGTGCCCCACGCGCCCGTGGACCCGCTGCACTCCTTATACGACGGTCTGCCGCCGTTCCACCAGGGGGGCCGTCCGATCGCGTTGCAGATCTGAAACGCCCGGGAGCTGCTGGATCCCCGCGGCGGAACGCGCTCGGGGCGCGAGTCCCGCCCGCCGGCGGCGATGCCGGCGTACGCTGCCGGCGAGGGCAGGGCGCGGCATCCGGCCAGGCCCCGCCGGGCCGGGGAGGGAGGTCGCGATGAGGCGTCCCGTCCGATCGCGTGCGATCGCGGCGCCGCTCCTGCTCGTGGCACTCGCGAGCGGACCGGCGGCCGCCGCCGTCTTCGAGGTGACCGATCCCAGCGACGACATCCCCGCTCCCTACGGGACGCTCCGCTGGGCGATCGAGGAGTCGAACGTCAACGGAGAGCCGGACGAGATCGTCATCGACCCGATCGCGGGAAGCACCGTCCATCTGGTCGCGCCGCTCCCCGACCTGGCCGAGGGGTGGGTGACGATCGGCCGCCCCCCTCAGAGTTCGGCACCGTGGCCCGTCCACACCCGGCGGGGTGTGGTGAGGGTCCACGGGGACGGGATCATCGCGACGGCCCTCGCCGTGCGCTCCCCGGGAAACCGGATCAACGGCCTCCAGTTCGCCGGTTTCTCCGGTCCCGAGGTCGTCCTCGTCGAGACCTGGCCGGGCGGCGCCAACATCTTCGACGACTGCCTGTTCGGCGGCGACGGCCCGGACGAGAGCAA
Coding sequences within:
- a CDS encoding MFS transporter; the encoded protein is MIASERRATGALAGIYAARMLGLFMILPVFALYAEKLRGVTPFKVGLAIGAYGLTQALLQIPYGWLSDRLGRKRVITAGLLLFALGSALAAVSTSIDGVIAGRALQGAGAIAAALMALVADLTREEQRLKAMAAIGLSIGISFAVAMVAGPALDHWIGVPGIFWLTAALALAAIVILHTVVPTPVRTVHHADAEATPGQLGEVLRNLDLLRVDAGIFSLHLILTATFVVVPGLLRDEAGLPKEWHWALYLPVMGLAFLLMVPFIVVAEKRRLMKPILAGAVLVMAAAELGLSRWHHSSAGIAFWLLAFFTAFNFLEASLPSLVAKLSPPASKGTAMGVYSSSQFLGAFCGGAMAGAVHGKFGAGRVFVVTAAVALVWFVVAATMRRPPHLSSHLLEVGPIPPEAAAGLAARLGALPGVAEAVVVPEEGVAYMKVDRERFEERLARELVRSAGEPG
- a CDS encoding ketoacyl-ACP synthase III, which codes for MWRGNRREDAIVLDLQGERPARAAGRRGACSGTAHRRRSDSSGPGAPRCTVAPRRTIAMRTVIRGTGMYVPPHPVDNHRMARVMDTSHEWIVQRTGIVTRHFAPPGTATSDLAVPAARAALDDAGLEPDAVDYVVFATMTPDYYFPGSAPYFQRKLGLRDVPCLDIRQQCAGFIYGLQLADALIRSGQRRNVLLVGAEVHGGFMPWKCWDVLIDGADREVPAEEYEWNTRFRDRTVLFGDGAGAFVLAGEPRGEKDDRGLIDVLVYTRGELAEKLHTPAGGSAFRPYFSADMERTGAIVPIVEGREVYKIAVTLMPQIVEEILARNGMTTADLDLVVMHQANLRINEAVQRRLGLPDEKVFNNIQRYGNTTAATIPMAFHEARQAGLAKPGDLVCFVGLGSGLNWGAVLYRC
- the aceE gene encoding pyruvate dehydrogenase (acetyl-transferring), homodimeric type, with product MIFEEFKQQLPDRDPQETQEWIASLDEVVQRAGKQRAEFLLYKVLKRARMLHLGLPPTTQTRYINTISPEQEPPFPGDEELERRIRRLIRWNAAVMVTRANRRYEGLGGHLSTYASAASLYEVGFNHFFRGKRGGDPGDQIFIQGHAAPGIYARAFLEGRLTERHLDHFRRETGGQGLSSYPHPRLMPDFWEFPTVSMGLGPINAIQQARFNRYLHNRGIADTSHSRVWCFLGDGECDEPEALGALTLAAREGLDNLTFVVNCNLQRLDGPVRGNGKIIQELEAVFRGAGWNVIKVIWGREWDALLKRDVDGLLVQKMNETLDGDYQRLAVESGAYIREHFFGPDERLKRLVADYSDEELRRLRRGGHDYRKIYAAYKVATETKGVPTAILAKTIKGWTLGEAFEGRNATHQIKKMNEEELRVFRDRLQLPISDAQLKEAPYYKPDDSSEEIRYLLERRHRLNGPVPRRKVVPVPVDLPDRTRFAEFLGGSGEKLQASTTMAFARLLRSLMKDERFGKRVVPIVPDEARTFGMDPLFSEFKIYNPKGQRYTPVDAEYLISYREAEDGQILEEGITEAGAMAACTAAGTSYATHRQPMVPFFIFYSMFGFQRVGDLIWAFADQRGRGFLLGATAGRTTLNGEGLQHQDGHSHLLASAVPACLPYDPAFAYELAVIIEDGLERMVDRGEDVFYYVTLYNEAYVQPPMPEGCREGILRGLYLYRPFPEPRRHRARLLGSGPLLLQALEAQRILAERYDVAADVFSATSYTLLRREALEVERWNRLHPTAERRRPFVTSVLANGEGPTVAVSDYVRAVPDQIARWVPGRFTVLGTDGFGRSDTREALRRFFEVDAAHVVVAVLAALAEEGAIDPGLVARAIGEMGIDADAPFPLTVDIPPVSRTRPLPAG
- a CDS encoding SDR family oxidoreductase, which encodes MQRGFPLAGKRALACGASRGIGRACALEFARLGAGVLAVARDRELLGSLVAEMEAVSAAAGIRARHGALPVDMRDLEALEAAVREQLESGPIHVLLHNTGGPAPGALAEAGEEELLDGLRLHLLSAHRLARLLVPGMRAARFGRIVNIVSTSVREPIPGLGVSNTVRGAMASWAKTLSAELAPHGITVNNVLPGATRTERLRRIIEVRARRRGVSPATVEEEMKAEIPAGRFAEPAEIAAAAGFLASPAAGYITGVSLAVDGGRTRSI
- a CDS encoding peptidylprolyl isomerase encodes the protein MPRLMGRLPAPPWGEQTLKGRDHSTGADPRHGGGGCAAVRFGVQGGRRGGRPGRDRRQGALRRAFTARRDQKMIKEGSKVTLHYTLRVGDQVIESSKGRRPLTYVQGKGELIPGLEQELAGMEAGETRTIHVPADRGYGPVHPEAVQKFPRAAFQDPDAIELGDVVSGELSGHPFQATVTAISEDEITLDLNHPLAGKDLDFDVEIVSVE